A genomic window from Vanessa cardui chromosome Z, ilVanCard2.1, whole genome shotgun sequence includes:
- the LOC124543132 gene encoding BTB/POZ domain-containing protein Tiwaz, whose protein sequence is MLPMKPVSPGCSGHCERKLPDCYPIPRVAITSTFKAPVHIDVGGVIYTSSLETLTTYPDSKLSRMFSGTIPIVLDTLKQHYFIDRDGGMFRHILNFLRNQKLLIPFDFPYLELLLAEAKYFELHEMVYALIMLRNQREELNFENQWNAPDVALMDEEVMWD, encoded by the exons ATGTTGCCGATGAAACCGGTGTCCCCTGGTTGCTCAGGTCACTGTGAAAGGAAGTTACCTGACTGCTACCCGATACCTCGCGTCGCAATTACCTCGACATTCAAGGCGCCCGTCCATATTGATGTCGGGGGCGTCATCTACACTTCTTCGCTTGAAACCCTCACTAC CTACCCTGATTCAAAATTGTCGCGGATGTTTTCCGGTACGATACCGATCGTACTAGACACCCTGAAACAACACTACTTCATCGACAGGGACGGTGGAATGTTCCGTCATATCCTTAATTTCCTGCGCAACCAAAAGCTCTTGATACCATTTGATTTTCCGTACTTGGAGCTACTGCTCGCTGAAGCCAAGTATTTCGAGCTGCATG AGATGGTATATGCACTGATTATGTTGAGGAATCAGCGCGAGGAACTGAACTTCGAGAATCAGTGGAATGCCCCAGACGTGGCTCTCATGGACGAAGAAGTAATGTGGGATTAA